DNA from Larimichthys crocea isolate SSNF chromosome XIII, L_crocea_2.0, whole genome shotgun sequence:
TGAGTGGCCAGTGTTTCTCGCCGCTTCCTGGCTGCATTTGATCCGGGGGAGAGTTAGAAGCCTTAAATGTGTTGTGAGGGCACCGAGCTGTCAGACCTTTTGGCGAGTAAGATTGATCGCGCACAGGCTTCCAGGACTCTTTGTTTGGTATATAAGCAACAAACTGAGAGAGGCCTACcacttctcttctttcctctctctcactcactaagccatattattatatttttttctgaatgaatgaaaatacaaCATACTGCTTGACGAAAAACATCCCAAATGTGGCTTTCACAGATTATACTGGAAGGGCTATGAAAACCACTGCAACACTGCGGGGAGCAGCCATTCAATAACACTGCCATCTACATAATAACGCTGCAAATGGGTTCGTTGTGAATGTGTTGCTGTTTGCTTCATTTCAATTTCAGGTAGAATTGATACTTGGAAACACAGTGAGATGCCTTTGTAGCTCCTGTCCTGCCAGTAAACCCTGGTCTAGCCTCGTGCTTCTCCACTCCTAACAGGAAGATGAAAGCATTGTTGTAAATATGAGCACAATATTGAAAATAACCCAACAATCATGGCAGCTTTtggttatggaaaaaaaaatgaagcttgaGAGAGCTCCCTTGTGTTTCACCATAGTGTTTGTGGGTATGTTCACGCACATGGACGCGCATGACCTCCTCATAAAATCGACCTTTAGTGGAATAAACGAAAAACCTTTAATACCAGTTTTAATATCCTATCATATCTAATAAAGGCCGCATAAAAAGcctataataaaataatgcttGTGAGCgcgcacgcacatacacacatccgTGTGTACGTGTTTACAACTTTCTGGACCTGATCTGTAAATGTCAAACAGCTGTTATGGGATGAAATGGTCTGAGCGTGTCATATCCGTCAGTGTTAACTTAATGGATGCGCTTTTTATTGCAACACATGTCAATGGATGCCCTgcatatttcattattatgcATCTTTGAAGAATCACATCTATACTGGAGTCCACGGGCACTGAACAGACTGGATTGTTGGGGTTTGCTTCTGTCGAGAAGTCTCAATATCAGTTTTTGGGGgtatgcttttttttcacatctgaAGCCAGACTCTTGCCTGTATGAATAGCTACTGGggtgaaatatgtgtgtgtgtgtgtgtgtgtgtgtgtgtgtgtgtgtgtggtgggggcgTTCTCGACTGACATCCTCAAACAATACGAGAAAGAGGAGTGCACGAATCCGCGCACCCTAGGCTGGGCTCCTTCCCTGTAATAGTGAGCGTCAGCCAttcttaaaaaacacattttgtagcTTAGTGGACTGGACTGGAGGGGCAAGAGGAGGATAAACTGAGCGGACaaagatgtaaataaaaacagtcgTCCCCCAGCTGAGCGAGGCGTTCTTCATCTGAGTTTTTGGATCAATCAGGCAGACAGTGGCTTCTTTTGATTAAACCCCAAATTGTCATTGGGCAGAGGTAATCATGTGACAGGCAATTCGGTCCAATTTCAACCTTGTCTCCATGAATTCAATAGTTTAATAGTAGCTCGGTCCCCATACGGCCGTAATCAGTGAAATAGAAAAAACACCACCAGgagatttttttaatgattttttctttctcgtCCTCGCTGAGCCgcaacatttataaaaatacgCGTGCAAACTTTCCTCGGCTCTCAGGGAGCGGAGATGAATTACGAATTCGAGCGAGAGAGCGGTTTTATCAATAGTCAGCCGTCGCTTGCTGAGTGCCTGACATCTTTCCCCCCTGTCGCTGATTCATTTCAAAGTTCATCAATCAAGAGCTCGACGCTTTCACGCCCGACACTGATTCCTCCTCCCTTTGAGCAGACCATTCCCAGCCTCAATCCGGGCAGCCATCCGCGGCACGGCCGGCCCAGACACAGCCCCGACGGATGCAGCCCGCTGCCCACAGCCTCCTTACCCCCGGAGTACCCCTGGATGCGGGAGAAGAAAGCCTCCAAGAGGAACCACCTGCCAACCTCCACCGCTACCACCATCTCTAATGGACCTGTGTGCTTCTCTCCGAAAGGTGGGTGATTTCAAAACACTTACTGCAAAAGTGTTTACTATCTGttgctaaaaaataaaaaaaaattaaagctcAGTGCTGAGGccttttcttaaaaataaaagacaaaaacaaactggaaaCGTTTTGTTCTGATAGATTTATGGTTATTGCTTTGCTCTGATTGTGTgtgaagcaagaaaaaaaaaagtttgggtaAAGTTTGGTGATGTAAGATGATTTATTCCCCGAGCCGTAGCAGAGTTTTGATGTGTGACAGTAATGAAGAGTGATGGAGTGCCGTTGCCGAGGAGGGCAGCTGGAGCATTCATTAGTATCCCACACCAGCCTGGACCTCGCTGCTTTTATACTGCACTGTGTTTGCTTCACGCTCATgctggatttgatttgatgtgtaAAACAATCTGATGAGTATCTTTAtgctgtcattattttttatggATGAAGGGTTTACAGGCTATAAGCTTTGGTCAGTGGCTCCAGCGGCCATTTTGCTGCAGCGTGTTGTGAGCCCCTCTCTAGTGGCTTGTGATAGCCATAACGTTAGATTCACGGGCACAGGGGTTATGTAACTGTTGTGTCCTGCGTTTTAATCCCCACGCTACTGTGGTGCTTATTTTCCAGGCTCGCCTGAGATTGTGGAGAGcgctgggggaggagggggctCCCGTCGGCTGAGGACAGCGTACaccaacacacagctgctggagctggaaaAGGAGTTCCACTTCAACAAGTATCTTTGCCGACCGAGGAGGGTGGAAATAGCGGCCCTACTGGACCTGACTGAGAGGCAGGTCAAAGTCTGGTTCCAAAACCGGCGCATGAAGCACAAGCGGCAGACGCAGAGCAAGGAGAACCACAACGGGGAAGGGAAAGGGCCGGGCGCCGAGGACGGCATCCACAGCGACGAGGAGGACGAAGGCCCCCTGTACGAACGGAGCGGGGCCCTGCTGGAGAGAGATACCTGCTCCTTTCAGAATAACTCTCTTAGCTCcacacagcagctccacaaTAGCGAGTCCATGGGCTTTGCTGCTGCGCCGCTGAACAGCAATGacaaaaatctgaaacattttccCAACCCGTCACCCACTGTTCCGGGCTGCATGTCAACAATGGGCCCAGGCTCGGCATCTGGCCCGGACAATGGCGATAGTCCTCCAGCCCTGGATGTTTCTATACACGATTTTCAACCTTTCTCCTCGGATTCCTGCCTACAGCTCTCCGATGCAGCGTCGCCGAGCTTGTCAGAGTCTCTGGACAGCCCCGTGGACATTTCTACGGacagtttctattttttctcGGAGTCTCTAACTACAATCGATCTGCAGCATCTGAACTATTAAGTGAAATCAATCACAgtaacttttctcttttttggggGGACAGTAAATATCAGGCTACGATGGTATTAACTCTGATGTTATTTGTATATTCGGCACATTTATTCTGTTGATATTTGACTTGACGATTAATACAAGGTaaggatgaaatgaaatcactgaAATAGCTCTACTCGAAGTGACTTGTAATTACCATAACAAATTGATCTCTTGGAATGGAAATTATGAGTGTATGTGAATAATTATACAATATTAGGCCTATGGAACCTggtcctttttatttttgtatagcTTCCAATGTCTTGGATATTTTTGTTAGAATACAATTAACTTGCTACAATCCTTTTTTTCCTGGTGTTTTGACTCGttcctttttttctatttacagggtgaatattttttattttttggcttgAATTATTCATGtagaaaatatgcaaaataaaagaagtagGGCATGTAAAGATAGAGACGTTATGCAAATGTAACAACAGGTTGGCAATGAATATAAATAGTCTAGTGCGCGAGTTgtgaaggcacacacacacacacactttggaattttacttttattgcaGAATTTAATTTCAGCATAATCTATACACAGGTTATTTAAAATAGTCTGGACCTGCTAAAACATAATAAGTCTGTATTTTATAAAGGGAAtctattttcttatttaaaacTTTGGTGacaaacttttttaaatgtaggcTAGTTATATGACTCTTAAATCTCTGCTAATTATCATTTAATTAACAAATTATTGAATGAAAAGTagcatttgtttttgattaaattccttttaatcaattttatttagatttacaCACAAATTTTAGCACCATTTCATACTGCCTACAGAAGAAACCCCAACccagattattttattttcaccttcAAACTTCATACTTTGCAGAATAAAAGCAAATACGCCCTCACGGATCTGAGCATGACAGGGCTCTTAacattgtgtgcatgttgcAGGCAAATACCCGAGCCATGTTTGCCTTCAGGAGCTCATAAATCACTCCGTGGCATGAATGAGACGGACATTAAGGAGACCAATTGTGGCGTAATGTGCACAAATAAAACCCCACTTACATTTTCATACGGGACTCCCCAATTCCTGGGCTAAAAGGGGGCTGAGTCTCTGCATGCGTTTggtaataattcatttttatagcTTGTTTAAACACGGCTCTGGCTCGGCGACAGCGGCAGCATGCAGTAGCTGCCTGTTCGGGTTATGAGGCTGCACTATTTTCCCCGTGTGTTAAAAGTAGCCCAAACTCAAAACAGACTACTTCTGGACTCGATGCAATTTATCAACCCTACATTTACTAAGAATAGCTGCAAAGAGAGGATCATTATGCAATATCCAGCTTACTTCATCAAGACAGTTTGTGCGTTT
Protein-coding regions in this window:
- the LOC104940576 gene encoding homeobox protein Hox-A2a isoform X1; the encoded protein is MNYEFERESGFINSQPSLAECLTSFPPVADSFQSSSIKSSTLSRPTLIPPPFEQTIPSLNPGSHPRHGRPRHSPDGCSPLPTASLPPEYPWMREKKASKRNHLPTSTATTISNGPVCFSPKGSPEIVESAGGGGGSRRLRTAYTNTQLLELEKEFHFNKYLCRPRRVEIAALLDLTERQVKVWFQNRRMKHKRQTQSKENHNGEGKGPGAEDGIHSDEEDEGPLYERSGALLERDTCSFQNNSLSSTQQLHNSESMGFAAAPLNSNDKNLKHFPNPSPTVPGCMSTMGPGSASGPDNGDSPPALDVSIHDFQPFSSDSCLQLSDAASPSLSESLDSPVDISTDSFYFFSESLTTIDLQHLNY
- the LOC104940576 gene encoding homeobox protein Hox-A2a isoform X2; its protein translation is MREKKASKRNHLPTSTATTISNGPVCFSPKGSPEIVESAGGGGGSRRLRTAYTNTQLLELEKEFHFNKYLCRPRRVEIAALLDLTERQVKVWFQNRRMKHKRQTQSKENHNGEGKGPGAEDGIHSDEEDEGPLYERSGALLERDTCSFQNNSLSSTQQLHNSESMGFAAAPLNSNDKNLKHFPNPSPTVPGCMSTMGPGSASGPDNGDSPPALDVSIHDFQPFSSDSCLQLSDAASPSLSESLDSPVDISTDSFYFFSESLTTIDLQHLNY